A region of Dioscorea cayenensis subsp. rotundata cultivar TDr96_F1 chromosome 5, TDr96_F1_v2_PseudoChromosome.rev07_lg8_w22 25.fasta, whole genome shotgun sequence DNA encodes the following proteins:
- the LOC120261772 gene encoding uncharacterized protein LOC120261772, with protein sequence MASSLLLLLLLLLLLLLVCFSSSAVSSPLADVSKPSAYDVLQSYGFPVGLLPKGATGYDLDSSSGEFSAYLGGECSFSIKNSYQLRYQATISGTISTNRLYNLKGVSVKILFLWINIIEVVHRDGVLEFSVGIASADFTEDNFFESPQCGCGFDCVGGAGDGARIKLRVPA encoded by the coding sequence ATGGCTtcatctctccttcttcttcttcttcttcttcttcttcttcttctcgtgTGCTTCTCCTCCTCCGCGGTGAGCTCACCGCTCGCCGACGTCTCCAAACCATCGGCCTACGATGTTCTCCAGTCCTACGGCTTCCCCGTCGGCCTCCTCCCCAAGGGCGCCACCGGCTACGACCTTGACTCCTCCTCCGGCGAGTTCTCGGCGTACCTCGGCGGCGAATGTAGCTTCTCCATTAAAAACTCTTACCAGCTCCGCTACCAGGCCACCATCTCCGGCACCATCTCCACTAACCGCCTTTACAATCTCAAGGGCGTCAGCGTGAAGATCTTGTTCCTTTGGATCAACATCATTGAGGTCGTGCACAGAGACGGCGTTCTTGAGTTCTCTGTTGGGATCGCGTCTGCTGACTTCACCGAGGATAACTTCTTTGAGAGCCCGCAATGCGGGTGTGGGTTTGATTGTGTTGGTGGTGCTGGCGATGGTGCGAGGATCAAGCTGAGGGTGCCCGCTtga